In one window of Mesorhizobium sp. B2-1-1 DNA:
- a CDS encoding oxidoreductase, whose translation MNRNSGKTAIVTGASSGIGRASAEALARAGFTVFGTSRKISGQGSDGISMLVCDVTDDASVAALVSDVLARTGRIDLLINNAGVGLLGGAEESSVSQSKALFDVNLFGVMRMINAVLPSMRRRGEGRIVNIGSILGLVPAPYSAHYSAVKHALEGYSESLDHEVRAFNIRVSVIEPAFVRTVFDQNGLEPDSVMKEYDQARAGIDALLRDVMPKADPPEAVANVVLRAATEKRQRRRYTAGKTARLVSTLRRFAPAATFDKTLRKQFRLPA comes from the coding sequence ATGAACCGGAATTCAGGAAAGACGGCGATCGTGACCGGCGCCTCCTCCGGCATCGGCCGCGCCAGCGCGGAGGCTTTGGCGCGGGCGGGTTTCACCGTCTTCGGCACCAGCCGCAAAATATCAGGCCAGGGCTCGGACGGGATATCGATGCTGGTTTGTGACGTGACCGATGACGCGTCGGTCGCAGCTCTGGTTTCAGATGTCCTCGCCAGGACCGGCCGGATAGACCTTCTGATCAACAATGCCGGCGTCGGGCTGCTGGGAGGCGCGGAGGAATCCTCGGTTTCCCAGTCCAAGGCCCTGTTCGATGTCAATCTGTTCGGCGTCATGCGGATGATCAACGCGGTGCTGCCGTCGATGCGGCGGCGCGGCGAGGGGCGCATCGTCAATATCGGCTCGATCCTGGGATTGGTCCCCGCGCCGTACTCGGCCCACTATTCCGCCGTCAAGCACGCGCTCGAAGGCTATTCGGAATCGCTCGACCACGAGGTTCGCGCTTTCAACATCCGGGTTTCGGTCATCGAACCTGCCTTCGTGCGCACCGTGTTCGACCAGAACGGGCTCGAGCCCGATTCCGTCATGAAGGAATACGATCAGGCCCGCGCCGGTATCGACGCATTGCTTCGCGACGTGATGCCGAAAGCAGACCCTCCGGAAGCGGTGGCGAATGTGGTACTCAGGGCCGCCACCGAGAAGCGTCAGCGCCGACGCTACACCGCCGGCAAGACAGCCCGCCTGGTCAGCACGCTGCGGCGGTTCGCGCCCGCCGCGACGTTCGACAAGACCTTGCGCAAGCAGTTCCGCCTGCCTGCCTGA
- a CDS encoding carbohydrate ABC transporter permease, which produces MRSRLLNRIGLFFAALVFVSPAILFFLWMLSLSLKFEIDNGASPPVFIPEHVAWSNYAKVFEENNFLLYFWNSVLVTGTATLLALLIGVPAGYGIARLKAERSAVVIMIARMTPGLSYLIPLFLLFQWAGILGTLWPQIIIHLVVTVPIVVWVMIGYFETTPMELEEAASMDGASSWQVFRLVALPIARPGIVVAFILSIIFSWNNFVFGVVLASRETRTLPVAVYNMLSYEQVSWGPLAAAALVVTLPVLVLTMFAQRQIVAGLTAGAVKGG; this is translated from the coding sequence ATGCGTTCGCGACTGCTCAACCGGATCGGCCTGTTCTTCGCCGCCCTGGTCTTCGTCTCGCCGGCGATCCTGTTCTTCCTCTGGATGCTCTCGCTGTCCCTGAAATTCGAGATCGACAACGGCGCCTCGCCGCCGGTCTTCATCCCCGAGCACGTGGCCTGGTCGAACTATGCCAAGGTGTTCGAGGAGAACAATTTCCTGCTCTACTTCTGGAACTCGGTGCTGGTGACCGGCACGGCGACGCTCTTGGCGCTGCTGATCGGCGTGCCTGCCGGCTACGGCATAGCGCGGCTCAAGGCCGAACGGTCGGCGGTCGTCATCATGATCGCGCGCATGACGCCGGGGCTGTCCTATCTCATCCCGCTGTTCCTGCTGTTCCAGTGGGCGGGCATATTGGGCACGCTGTGGCCGCAGATCATCATCCATCTCGTGGTCACGGTGCCGATCGTGGTCTGGGTGATGATCGGCTATTTCGAAACCACGCCGATGGAGCTGGAGGAGGCCGCCAGCATGGACGGCGCCTCCTCATGGCAGGTGTTCCGGCTGGTCGCGTTGCCCATCGCCAGGCCAGGCATCGTGGTGGCCTTCATCCTGTCCATCATCTTCTCCTGGAACAATTTCGTCTTTGGCGTGGTGCTGGCCAGCCGCGAGACGCGGACCTTGCCGGTCGCGGTCTACAACATGCTCTCCTACGAGCAGGTGAGCTGGGGGCCGCTGGCCGCCGCCGCACTGGTGGTGACGCTGCCGGTGCTGGTGCTGACCATGTTCGCGCAAAGGCAGATCGTCGCCGGGCTGACCGCCGGCGCGGTCAAGGGCGGCTGA
- a CDS encoding DUF6456 domain-containing protein translates to MSKKAARSAKPQTPKLPKGEAEQVRIRREVGHDFALRDDEFGRKRLATGTSEARRVYEVSNDGHTSTGGIVRVRSIDPLLGITSLSRQQREAGLRYREDFRASQQADIKPMRWSERVDGDRTSGGITDSVLNAGRSHAAATRALGHWEVVDVVRKIVCLEQSVRGVAGEMSEGRDVAAKLLRIGLDLLAMHYGMMMRR, encoded by the coding sequence ATGAGCAAGAAAGCCGCCAGATCAGCCAAACCGCAGACGCCGAAGCTGCCGAAGGGCGAGGCCGAGCAGGTGCGCATCCGCCGCGAGGTCGGCCATGATTTCGCGTTGCGGGACGATGAGTTCGGCCGCAAGCGGCTCGCAACCGGGACATCGGAGGCGCGGCGCGTCTATGAGGTGTCCAATGACGGCCATACCTCCACCGGTGGTATCGTGCGGGTGCGCAGCATCGATCCGCTGCTGGGCATCACCTCGCTGTCGCGCCAGCAGCGCGAAGCCGGTCTGCGCTACCGCGAGGATTTCCGCGCCAGCCAGCAGGCTGATATCAAGCCGATGCGCTGGAGCGAACGCGTCGACGGCGACAGGACAAGCGGCGGCATCACCGACAGCGTGCTCAATGCCGGACGGTCGCACGCCGCCGCGACCCGCGCGCTCGGCCATTGGGAGGTGGTCGACGTGGTCCGGAAGATCGTGTGCCTGGAGCAGTCGGTCAGAGGCGTGGCGGGAGAGATGAGCGAGGGCAGGGACGTGGCGGCAAAGCTGTTGAGAATCGGGCTCGATCTGCTGGCGATGCACTACGGGATGATGATGCGACGATAG
- a CDS encoding acyltransferase family protein, whose amino-acid sequence MAASFRPDIEGMRALAVAGVVAYHFGLTALPGGFAGVDIFFVISGYLITRHLLQEIGESGRLNLWRFYARRARRLLPASLFVILATLLAGAFILSPEEQALYSKGAMFASAYMINLWLIRWSFDYFASDAANNPFIHFWSLSVEEQFYLAWPALLVLAAWLRPGRRAAIVVIGVTGLVSFVACAWLTSVSPPWAFYFSPLRAWEFAAGGLATTVPASFLRCHPRLRAAQGWLGLALIVPAYLLLDEALPFPGLLALLPVVGTVLLLVSGAGERQADGKLAGGPAALLSLPPMQWIGKLSYSLYLWHWPVIVYAGMVTAELSGLDRFACLALTLMLSIFTYHVIENPVRRNGWLMASAARALVPAALLTGAGVVAAYANAKFAVHELDPEQRVIAQSAARPSTARARGGCVLDYETITPKPCVFGAKNVKGTIALFGDSHADHWSTPLIQAAEKRDYRVVTWLKSSCRASRLSTWSSKLKRDYAECDQWREQSIKEILALRPALVVISEIALTSSRKMAAGKDEPDSQDAEWKAGLRSTLETFSKAGLKVAFIRDVPFNDEQVDTCVARALWRGDTPSLCDQTRAYAANDAMAAVERDVVRSIPNARYVDMTDQFCNQTTCHVFIGGKIAFRDRHHLATAFAETLEKPLEKALF is encoded by the coding sequence GTGGCAGCATCGTTCCGACCCGATATCGAGGGAATGCGCGCACTGGCGGTAGCCGGTGTCGTCGCCTATCATTTCGGCCTCACAGCCCTGCCCGGCGGCTTTGCCGGCGTCGACATCTTCTTCGTCATCTCCGGTTATCTGATCACAAGACACCTTTTGCAGGAGATCGGCGAGAGCGGCCGGCTGAACCTGTGGCGCTTCTATGCCCGCCGCGCCCGGCGGTTGCTGCCGGCCTCGCTGTTCGTCATCCTGGCCACGCTGCTGGCCGGCGCCTTCATCCTGTCGCCGGAGGAACAGGCGCTCTATTCGAAGGGGGCGATGTTTGCCTCGGCCTATATGATCAACCTGTGGCTGATCCGCTGGTCGTTCGACTATTTCGCTTCAGACGCCGCCAACAACCCGTTCATCCATTTCTGGTCGCTATCGGTGGAGGAGCAGTTCTACCTCGCATGGCCGGCGCTGCTTGTTCTCGCCGCATGGCTGCGGCCGGGACGGCGCGCGGCCATCGTGGTCATCGGTGTCACCGGCCTGGTGTCGTTCGTGGCCTGCGCCTGGCTGACCAGCGTTTCGCCGCCCTGGGCTTTCTATTTCTCGCCGCTGAGGGCCTGGGAGTTCGCCGCCGGCGGGCTTGCCACGACGGTGCCGGCAAGTTTTCTCCGGTGCCACCCGCGGCTGCGCGCCGCGCAAGGCTGGCTCGGCCTGGCGCTGATCGTGCCCGCCTATCTGCTGCTGGACGAGGCGCTGCCCTTCCCCGGCCTGCTGGCGCTGCTGCCGGTCGTCGGCACGGTGCTGCTGCTGGTCAGCGGGGCAGGCGAGCGCCAAGCGGATGGCAAGCTGGCCGGCGGCCCCGCGGCTCTCCTGTCGCTGCCGCCCATGCAATGGATCGGCAAGCTCTCCTACTCGCTCTATCTCTGGCACTGGCCGGTCATCGTCTATGCGGGAATGGTCACCGCGGAGCTTTCCGGGCTGGACAGGTTTGCCTGCCTGGCACTGACGCTGATGCTCTCCATCTTCACCTATCACGTCATCGAAAACCCCGTGCGCCGCAACGGCTGGCTGATGGCAAGCGCCGCCCGCGCGCTCGTGCCCGCGGCGCTGCTGACCGGCGCCGGCGTGGTCGCGGCCTACGCCAATGCCAAGTTTGCCGTTCACGAACTCGATCCGGAGCAGCGCGTCATCGCCCAAAGTGCGGCGCGTCCATCCACCGCGCGCGCCAGGGGCGGCTGCGTGCTCGACTACGAGACCATCACCCCGAAGCCCTGCGTGTTTGGCGCCAAGAATGTGAAAGGCACGATCGCCTTGTTTGGCGATTCACATGCCGACCACTGGTCGACGCCGCTGATCCAGGCGGCCGAAAAGCGCGATTACCGGGTGGTTACCTGGCTCAAATCCTCGTGCCGGGCGTCCCGGCTGTCGACATGGTCGAGCAAGCTGAAGCGCGACTACGCCGAATGCGACCAGTGGCGCGAGCAGTCGATCAAGGAGATCCTGGCGCTGAGGCCGGCCCTGGTGGTGATCTCGGAAATCGCCCTGACCAGTTCGCGCAAGATGGCCGCCGGCAAAGATGAGCCCGACAGTCAGGACGCGGAGTGGAAGGCTGGCCTGCGTTCGACGCTGGAGACGTTCAGCAAGGCCGGGCTGAAAGTCGCCTTCATCCGCGACGTGCCCTTCAACGACGAGCAGGTCGACACCTGCGTGGCGCGTGCGCTGTGGCGCGGCGACACGCCCTCGCTCTGTGATCAGACGCGCGCCTATGCCGCCAACGACGCCATGGCCGCGGTGGAGCGCGACGTCGTGCGCAGCATTCCGAACGCCCGCTATGTCGATATGACCGACCAGTTCTGCAACCAGACCACCTGCCATGTCTTCATCGGCGGCAAGATCGCCTTCCGCGACCGCCACCATCTGGCGACCGCTTTCGCCGAGACGCTGGAGAAGCCGCTGGAGAAGGCGCTGTTTTAG
- a CDS encoding dihydrodipicolinate synthase family protein, protein MTSRFGLSVALATPFDASGQILIPPMVTLARSCLAQGCTSVTLFGTTGEGASVGTGERRAVTEAMLAAGIAPHQLVAGVLVDAAEDAAEQARHALQRGARNILLAPPSYFKNIGDDGLFGWFSAVFAALGPLARGVLLYNIPSVTTVQLSLGLIGRLRQAFPDVVAGVKDSGGDWAYSEALLGAHGDLVILIGDERHLARAVRIGGQGAISGMANFAAGEVLAMAEKGHDDVRVERFVLELLKHPVLPAVKVMVARKTGDERWLAVRPPLEPIAAPERQQLGAAYDTLFAAAAA, encoded by the coding sequence GTGACATCGCGTTTTGGTCTTTCGGTTGCCCTGGCCACGCCTTTCGATGCGTCGGGGCAAATCCTCATTCCACCCATGGTGACGTTGGCCCGGAGCTGCCTGGCACAGGGCTGCACCAGCGTGACGCTTTTCGGCACCACCGGGGAGGGCGCTTCGGTCGGCACCGGGGAGCGGCGGGCCGTCACCGAGGCGATGCTGGCGGCCGGCATCGCGCCGCATCAGCTTGTCGCAGGCGTGCTGGTCGATGCGGCCGAGGATGCAGCCGAGCAGGCTCGCCATGCCTTGCAGCGCGGCGCCCGCAACATCCTCCTTGCCCCTCCCAGCTATTTCAAGAATATCGGCGACGATGGCCTTTTCGGCTGGTTTTCCGCTGTCTTTGCCGCTCTCGGTCCGCTGGCCCGCGGCGTGCTGCTCTACAACATCCCCTCGGTCACCACGGTGCAGCTTTCGCTGGGGCTGATCGGCCGGCTGCGCCAGGCGTTTCCGGACGTGGTCGCCGGCGTCAAGGATTCCGGCGGCGACTGGGCCTATAGCGAGGCGCTGCTCGGCGCCCATGGCGATCTGGTGATCCTGATCGGCGACGAGCGGCATCTGGCGCGGGCGGTCAGGATCGGTGGCCAGGGCGCGATTTCGGGCATGGCCAATTTCGCCGCTGGCGAGGTCCTCGCCATGGCCGAGAAAGGGCACGACGACGTGCGCGTCGAGCGTTTCGTGCTCGAGTTGCTCAAGCACCCGGTCCTTCCGGCGGTCAAGGTGATGGTGGCGCGCAAGACCGGCGACGAGCGCTGGCTGGCGGTGCGGCCGCCGCTCGAGCCGATCGCGGCGCCGGAGCGCCAGCAGCTTGGCGCTGCCTACGACACTCTTTTCGCGGCCGCGGCGGCCTGA
- a CDS encoding ABC transporter ATP-binding protein: MAAVTINNVQKAFGATRIIHDVSVDIADGEFVILVGPSGCGKSTLLRMIAGLETISAGRIAIGERVVNDLRARDRNIAMVFQNYALYPHMTVADNMGFALKIKKADPADTAGRVNRAASILGLEKLLDRFPRQLSGGQRQRVAMGRAIVRDPQVFLFDEPLSNLDAKLRVQMRGEIKALHQRLGTTTIYVTHDQIEAMTMADKIVVLHDGLVEQVGAPLDLYDQPANLFVAGFIGSPAMNFIRGRIEEGVFRSAGGLTLPLPAPLHPAQVPGGELVYGIRPEHIRAGSQGIPGSVTLLEATGSEIFAKVDCGGEEIDCLFRERLALKQGQPVRIEVDRACAHLFDAETGRRVGA, translated from the coding sequence ATGGCAGCGGTGACCATCAACAATGTGCAGAAGGCATTCGGAGCGACCAGGATCATTCACGACGTCAGCGTCGACATCGCCGATGGCGAGTTCGTGATCCTGGTCGGACCTTCGGGCTGCGGAAAGTCGACGCTGCTGCGCATGATCGCGGGGCTGGAGACGATCTCGGCCGGCAGGATCGCCATCGGCGAGCGGGTCGTCAACGATCTCAGGGCGCGAGACCGCAACATCGCCATGGTGTTCCAGAACTACGCGCTCTACCCGCATATGACGGTGGCCGACAATATGGGTTTCGCGCTCAAGATCAAGAAAGCCGATCCGGCCGATACCGCCGGCCGCGTCAACAGGGCGGCGAGTATCCTCGGCCTGGAAAAGCTGCTCGACCGCTTCCCGCGCCAGCTTTCGGGCGGCCAGCGCCAGCGTGTCGCCATGGGGCGCGCCATCGTGCGCGACCCGCAAGTCTTCCTGTTCGACGAACCGCTCTCCAACTTGGACGCCAAGCTGCGCGTGCAGATGCGAGGCGAGATCAAGGCGCTGCACCAGCGGCTGGGCACCACCACCATCTATGTCACGCATGACCAGATCGAGGCCATGACCATGGCCGACAAGATCGTGGTGCTGCATGACGGCCTGGTCGAGCAGGTCGGCGCGCCGCTCGACCTCTACGACCAGCCGGCCAATCTCTTCGTCGCCGGCTTCATCGGTTCGCCCGCCATGAATTTCATTCGCGGCCGCATCGAGGAAGGCGTCTTCCGCAGCGCAGGCGGGCTGACCTTGCCGCTGCCGGCGCCGCTTCATCCGGCACAGGTCCCGGGCGGGGAGCTGGTCTACGGCATCCGCCCCGAACACATCCGCGCCGGCAGCCAAGGCATACCCGGCAGCGTCACGCTGCTGGAAGCCACCGGCTCGGAGATCTTCGCCAAGGTGGATTGCGGCGGCGAGGAGATAGACTGCCTTTTCCGCGAGCGGCTGGCGCTCAAGCAGGGCCAGCCGGTGCGCATCGAGGTCGACCGCGCCTGCGCGCATCTGTTCGACGCCGAAACCGGCCGGCGCGTCGGCGCATGA
- a CDS encoding DUF982 domain-containing protein, whose protein sequence is MTAFMPVTLRFCDNKTMLVGSIAQAATALRRQWPDKTATAYLDAARLVRLAIDGSCRQRVAFEAFTKAAGQQGLLVAKPRSRAHEWLDAAAGP, encoded by the coding sequence ATGACCGCCTTCATGCCGGTGACCTTGCGCTTCTGCGACAACAAGACCATGCTGGTGGGCTCCATCGCCCAGGCGGCGACCGCGCTTCGCCGGCAATGGCCTGACAAGACGGCCACCGCCTATCTGGATGCGGCAAGGCTGGTCAGGCTCGCCATCGACGGCAGCTGCCGCCAGCGCGTCGCCTTCGAGGCTTTCACCAAGGCGGCCGGGCAGCAGGGGCTGCTGGTGGCTAAGCCGCGTAGCCGCGCCCATGAATGGCTCGACGCCGCCGCGGGCCCGTGA
- a CDS encoding carbohydrate ABC transporter permease codes for MKQASEGGRPVKLAPSYWPFVVPALVVVGAVIVFPWAFTLWMSVNRWTLGQSRSFAGMENYLRLVGDGRFWESLAHTLSYTFLSVAAPMLLGTVAALIFDARFPLRGVLRGIFVMPMMATPVAVALVWTMMFHPQLGVLNYLLSLVGIPAQEWIFNARTVIPSLVAVETWQWTPLVMLIVLGGLASVPREPFESAEIDGANAWQQFRYLTLPMIAPFLMIAVIIRTIDALKSFDIIYAMTQGGPGTASETINIYLYNIAFSYYDVGYGSAMAVVFFVLIVALSFVLLMLRQRSRWTDAEGK; via the coding sequence ATGAAACAGGCAAGCGAAGGGGGCCGGCCCGTCAAGCTGGCTCCCAGCTACTGGCCCTTCGTCGTCCCCGCGCTGGTCGTCGTCGGCGCCGTCATCGTCTTTCCCTGGGCCTTCACGCTGTGGATGAGCGTCAACCGCTGGACGCTTGGCCAGTCGCGAAGCTTCGCGGGGATGGAGAACTATCTGCGACTGGTCGGCGATGGGCGGTTCTGGGAATCGCTCGCGCACACTTTGTCCTACACTTTCCTCTCGGTGGCCGCGCCGATGCTGCTCGGCACGGTCGCGGCGCTGATCTTCGATGCCCGGTTCCCGCTGCGCGGCGTGCTGCGCGGCATTTTCGTGATGCCGATGATGGCCACGCCCGTCGCCGTGGCGCTGGTCTGGACGATGATGTTCCATCCGCAACTCGGCGTGCTCAACTACCTTCTGTCGCTGGTCGGCATTCCGGCGCAGGAATGGATATTCAATGCCAGGACGGTCATCCCCTCGCTGGTTGCGGTCGAGACCTGGCAGTGGACGCCGCTGGTGATGCTGATCGTGCTGGGCGGGCTGGCCTCGGTGCCGCGCGAACCCTTCGAGAGCGCCGAGATCGACGGCGCCAATGCCTGGCAGCAGTTCCGTTACCTGACCCTGCCGATGATCGCGCCGTTCCTGATGATCGCGGTGATCATCCGCACGATCGACGCACTGAAGAGCTTCGACATCATCTATGCGATGACGCAGGGTGGGCCGGGCACGGCCTCCGAGACCATCAACATCTATCTCTACAACATCGCCTTCTCTTATTACGACGTCGGCTACGGCTCGGCCATGGCGGTGGTGTTCTTCGTTCTTATCGTAGCGCTGTCCTTCGTCCTGCTGATGCTGCGCCAGCGCAGCCGCTGGACCGACGCGGAGGGCAAATAG
- a CDS encoding GntR family transcriptional regulator, which yields MANGGDQTNLREQAYASFTRHLLARDLKPGQFVSQRELVAFTGLPLGAIREIVPRLEAEGLLTTIPQRGMQIAHIDISLIREAFQFRLFMEREAVALFTVSASDDELARLRREHEDMLAQALAQTPTPEMEARAQTIDWAMHDTFIDALGNEIIAKAYLVNSVKIRLIHQERFRIDGRVVPVMREHLSVIEALESRNPQKAVEAISQHIDNARRLALHI from the coding sequence ATGGCCAATGGCGGCGACCAGACAAATCTGCGGGAGCAGGCCTATGCCAGCTTCACGCGGCATTTGCTGGCCCGCGACCTCAAGCCGGGCCAGTTCGTGTCGCAGCGCGAACTCGTCGCGTTCACCGGCCTGCCGCTCGGCGCCATCCGCGAGATCGTGCCGCGCCTGGAAGCCGAGGGGTTGTTGACGACGATCCCGCAGCGCGGCATGCAGATTGCGCATATCGACATCAGCCTGATCCGCGAGGCCTTCCAGTTCCGCCTGTTCATGGAGCGCGAGGCGGTGGCGCTGTTCACCGTCAGCGCCTCCGACGACGAACTCGCGCGCTTGCGCCGCGAGCATGAGGACATGCTGGCGCAGGCGCTGGCGCAGACCCCGACGCCGGAGATGGAGGCCAGGGCTCAGACCATCGACTGGGCCATGCACGATACTTTCATCGATGCGCTCGGCAACGAGATCATTGCCAAGGCCTATCTGGTCAATTCGGTGAAGATCCGCCTGATCCACCAGGAACGGTTCCGCATCGACGGGCGCGTGGTGCCGGTGATGCGCGAGCATCTGAGCGTGATCGAAGCCCTCGAAAGCCGCAATCCACAAAAGGCGGTCGAGGCGATCAGCCAGCATATCGACAATGCGCGCCGGCTGGCGCTCCATATCTGA
- a CDS encoding TetR/AcrR family transcriptional regulator translates to MRYEKGRKDASRSRIMEVAAERFRGDGIAASGLASIMSDAGMTNGAFYPHFQSKAELVRESMVAALEAQSQQLQEALASGGLDLALAMYLSPEHRDHPETGCASAALLPEIARQPSETRALYTERLMTLVRQLSAQLPPGIPDPEGVALRVFAALIGALQLSRAVEGTELSDRMLTAGAEAARTLVQPR, encoded by the coding sequence ATGCGCTACGAAAAAGGCCGGAAGGACGCATCACGCAGCCGGATCATGGAGGTCGCCGCCGAACGGTTTCGCGGTGACGGCATCGCCGCGTCCGGACTGGCAAGCATCATGAGCGACGCCGGCATGACGAACGGCGCCTTCTATCCACACTTTCAATCCAAGGCCGAACTCGTCCGCGAGAGCATGGTCGCGGCACTGGAGGCTCAGTCGCAGCAATTGCAGGAGGCGTTGGCCTCGGGAGGGCTGGATCTGGCCCTCGCCATGTATTTGTCGCCCGAGCACCGGGATCATCCGGAGACCGGCTGTGCTTCGGCGGCGCTGTTGCCCGAAATCGCGCGTCAGCCATCCGAGACCCGCGCGCTCTACACCGAACGATTAATGACTCTGGTGCGCCAGCTATCGGCGCAGTTGCCGCCTGGAATCCCTGATCCGGAGGGCGTTGCATTGCGCGTTTTCGCGGCGCTCATCGGCGCCCTTCAACTGTCCCGCGCGGTGGAGGGAACCGAATTGTCCGATCGCATGCTGACGGCGGGAGCGGAGGCGGCGCGGACTCTGGTCCAGCCGCGCTAG
- a CDS encoding ABC transporter substrate-binding protein: MPSNPFNPTRRQLLAGAAMLAGAGFAGIRPSLAAGVEWKRFAGTTLDVNLVKSPRSDTLIKYLAEFEDLTGIKVNAEATPEQQQRQKTVIELSSGKPSFDVVHLSYHVQKRQFEKGGWLADISGYLADPTLTDPSLVEKDFADAGMLFAKDGQGVLRSLPFSVDYWIIYWNKELFEAKGLKYPETFDQLVSAAEALTDPSTNTYGFVARGLKNANTPVWTSLMLGYDMTPLDDKGKLRTTAPEAVEAAALYQRLMTKSAPPGVTGFNWAEAQSAFLQGKIGMWFDGVGFAPPMENPEKSRVVGKVGYGVMPKGPKAHASGTFGDGLGVTTASEKKEAAYLFCQWAVSAGMGARLLQAGAGVPFRKSVLEDPKVREGVTMPASWLDAVVGSGNVSRLALPVIIPVTEFRDIYGVALSNLLAGADPAEELKKATEQFQPVLDRSEQG, from the coding sequence ATGCCGTCCAATCCATTCAACCCAACCAGAAGGCAGCTCCTTGCGGGCGCCGCCATGCTCGCCGGCGCCGGCTTTGCCGGTATCCGCCCGAGCCTTGCCGCCGGCGTCGAGTGGAAGCGCTTCGCGGGCACGACGCTCGATGTCAATCTGGTGAAAAGCCCGCGCAGCGACACGCTGATCAAATATCTCGCCGAGTTCGAGGATCTGACGGGCATCAAGGTCAATGCCGAGGCGACGCCCGAGCAGCAGCAGCGCCAGAAGACGGTGATCGAGCTCAGCTCCGGCAAACCCAGCTTCGACGTCGTGCATCTGAGCTACCATGTGCAGAAGCGGCAGTTCGAGAAGGGCGGCTGGCTGGCCGACATATCGGGCTACCTTGCCGACCCGACGCTGACCGATCCGAGCCTGGTCGAAAAGGACTTTGCCGATGCCGGCATGCTGTTCGCCAAGGACGGCCAGGGCGTGCTGCGCTCGCTGCCGTTCTCGGTCGACTACTGGATAATCTACTGGAACAAGGAGCTGTTCGAGGCCAAGGGCCTCAAATACCCCGAAACCTTCGATCAGCTCGTTTCAGCCGCGGAGGCTCTGACCGACCCGTCGACCAACACCTACGGTTTCGTCGCGCGCGGCCTCAAGAACGCCAACACGCCGGTCTGGACCTCGCTGATGCTCGGCTACGACATGACGCCGCTCGACGACAAGGGCAAGCTGCGCACCACCGCGCCCGAGGCGGTGGAGGCGGCCGCCCTCTACCAGCGGCTGATGACCAAATCCGCGCCGCCCGGCGTCACCGGATTCAACTGGGCCGAAGCGCAATCCGCCTTCCTGCAAGGCAAGATCGGCATGTGGTTCGACGGCGTCGGTTTCGCGCCGCCGATGGAAAATCCGGAGAAGTCGAGGGTGGTCGGCAAGGTCGGCTACGGCGTCATGCCCAAGGGCCCCAAGGCGCATGCCTCGGGTACGTTCGGCGACGGGCTCGGCGTGACAACGGCCAGCGAGAAGAAGGAAGCCGCCTATCTCTTTTGCCAATGGGCGGTGTCGGCCGGCATGGGCGCGCGGCTGCTGCAGGCAGGTGCCGGCGTGCCGTTCCGCAAATCGGTGCTGGAAGACCCCAAGGTGCGCGAAGGCGTGACCATGCCGGCGAGTTGGCTCGATGCCGTGGTCGGCTCCGGCAATGTCAGCCGGCTGGCGCTGCCGGTCATCATCCCGGTCACCGAATTCCGCGACATCTATGGCGTGGCGCTCAGCAACCTGCTCGCCGGGGCCGACCCGGCGGAGGAACTGAAGAAGGCGACGGAACAGTTCCAGCCGGTCCTCGACAGGAGCGAGCAAGGCTGA
- a CDS encoding DUF982 domain-containing protein produces the protein MKTGSPLKVCLDGHVEVIDGVAEAADFLQRWPIERRGHVYRSALNACSAAIAAQISHADAMKAFTGFARVTRILAGDDGRPAMPDAISVRMPKQGHDLPK, from the coding sequence ATGAAAACAGGATCTCCGCTCAAAGTATGCCTGGACGGGCATGTCGAGGTGATCGACGGCGTCGCTGAGGCAGCCGACTTCCTGCAGCGCTGGCCGATTGAACGGCGTGGTCATGTCTACCGCAGTGCGCTCAACGCGTGCAGCGCAGCCATCGCGGCGCAGATTTCGCACGCCGACGCGATGAAAGCGTTCACCGGCTTCGCCCGGGTTACCCGTATATTGGCCGGCGATGACGGCCGGCCAGCGATGCCTGATGCAATAAGCGTGCGGATGCCAAAGCAGGGCCACGATCTGCCAAAATAA